The DNA segment ATGAAAACAACGACGGCAAGCTGTCCGTCACGGAAATCGCCCGTGCGCTGAACCAGGCCAGCGATGGCAAGGTCACGGCCTCGGTGGTGACGCAGAACGGCAAGCAGCAGCTGCTGCTGAACGCCGGAGGCACCGGGCTGGAGAACGCCTTCCAGCTGCACATGGTGTCGTCGAGCGGTGCCGATGCGGCCGCCCAGCAGCTGGCGACCGACTGGGCCGCCACCGTGGCGGGGCTGCAGAACGGCACGATCACAGCCATGCCGGCCGCTGGCGGCGCGAGCATCGGCGGCAAAGGTACCCAGCTGTCGCTGGCGCAGGACGCGGTGTTCAAGCTGGGCGGCGATACGGGCGTGGAGATGCGCCAGGCGTCCAACACCTATACGGGCATCGACGGACTGTCGGTGACCTTCCAGGAAGTCACCACCAGCCCGGTGACGGTCACGGTGGCCAAGGACGATGCCGCGACCAAAAGCAATATGCAGAGCTTTGTGGACGCCTACAACACGCTGGTGAAGGCCATGGACAAGCTGACGGCCGCAGGCAATGCCGAAGGCGGCGTGGCCGCAGGTGCGCTCAACGGGGATTCGGGCGTGCGCACGCTGCGCAACCAGCTCAACAGCCTGCTGCGCACCAGCGTGGGCGGTGTGAGCCTGACGGACTATGGCATCTCGGCCCAGCGCGACGGCACCATCGCCCTCGATGCGGACCGTTTTGCCAAGAAGGTGGCCGCCAACCCCGACGCCCTGACCAGCCTGCTGGGCCAGACCAATTCCCTGGAATACAAGCGCACCGGCGTGCTGGGCAGCCTGCAGACCTATATCAACACCTGGAGCAATGCCTCGACGGGGTTCCTGAAGTCGCGCCAGGACGGACTGCAAAAGCAGCTGACGCAGTACAGCAAGGACCAGGACAACATCGACCGCCTGTATGCACAGGCCTACCAACGCTATCTGACGCAATTCACGACG comes from the Comamonas terrigena NBRC 13299 genome and includes:
- the fliD gene encoding flagellar filament capping protein FliD produces the protein MATYDPVSTAKALAESYVYARQTQVDTNTSKTQGKVTALTSLQTALSTFTTALNTLSAKGSVVAQTATVSRSTAASASVSGTASAGSYSFAVSQLATAQQSLYSMEDLGLALDTTFPQDTTMVVTAVGGAGYIQVDLAAADENNDGKLSVTEIARALNQASDGKVTASVVTQNGKQQLLLNAGGTGLENAFQLHMVSSSGADAAAQQLATDWAATVAGLQNGTITAMPAAGGASIGGKGTQLSLAQDAVFKLGGDTGVEMRQASNTYTGIDGLSVTFQEVTTSPVTVTVAKDDAATKSNMQSFVDAYNTLVKAMDKLTAAGNAEGGVAAGALNGDSGVRTLRNQLNSLLRTSVGGVSLTDYGISAQRDGTIALDADRFAKKVAANPDALTSLLGQTNSLEYKRTGVLGSLQTYINTWSNASTGFLKSRQDGLQKQLTQYSKDQDNIDRLYAQAYQRYLTQFTTLANLETTMGNTTSLLDSLFSSSSSS